The Corallococcus caeni region CGCCTCGTGACCGGGGCGAATCCACACGGGCCGGATGTGCACCGTCCGACGCCCTCATTCATGCCCACCGCACGCAGGGCAGCCATCCAGCCGGCCGCCCGTCCCCTGCATGACGCTGGCGGACGTGGCCTGTCGCCACGAACTTGAGCGGAGGACTTCTGATGGAGGCTCGGTGGAATCAACAGCGCGACGGCATGACGCCCGACATCGCTTCCCCTTCGCTCATGTCACCCCGCGGGCCGGGCGCCCCAGCAAGGAGAGGGCGTCATGAAGATGCCCGAAGTGCTGGAGCATCTGCCCGCAGTGGGACACCTGCTCGGCCGCAAGCCGGGCGGGCAGGAGGACATCTTGCCCAGACGTGACCCCACCCTCACCCTGCCGGATTTTCATGCCGTGCCGCTGCCCGCCAGCGAGCGCCGGCTGGGAGACGGCCGCACCTTCATCGTGCACCACCCGTCGCCGCGCGCCCCCCGGGGACCGGGCCTCACGGTGATGAGCTACAACATCCTCATGGGCGGCGAGCGCCAGGAGGCGCTGCTGGAGTACTTCACCCAATTGGAGGCCCAGGACCGCATGCCGGACGTCATCGGCCTGCAGGAGGCGGGCGTCCCCATGGCGGTGCTGCTCGCGTCCCGCTTCGGCTTCCACCTGGCCTACCAGGGCAGCGACGGCGACGACGGCACGCGGCTGGTGAACGGCAAGGCGTGGCTCAGCCGCCATCCCATCGTGGACGCCGCGCACTTCACCTACGTCCTCACCGACGCCGAGCGCAATGAAGCCATCGCGCGCCAGGGCTACGCGGGCGAGCTGGTGGAGGACCGCGGCGTGCTCTGGTTGAAGCTGGAGGTGGAGGGCCACCCGCTCTACCTCTACAACCTGCACCACGCGCTGGGAGACCCGGCCATCAACGCGCTCAACCTGCGCCAGCTCAACGCGCTCCTGCACCGGCGCGAGGGCGTCCCCGCCGTCGTGCTGGGCGACTTCAACGCCAACACCGCCATCAAGCGCGGCGGCTCGTGGCTGGTGGCGCACCTGCTGCACCCGAAGCAGGACAACGACACGGACACCATCGAGGAGTTCCGGCTCCGCTACGGCGACGACATGCACAACGTCACCGTGGGCGACCGCGGCGTGGGCAACATCGCGGATCCGCGCCTGCGCCACGAACTGCACGTGCTGGAGCAGGACCTGCCGGAGACGGTGTGTCACGCGGCGACGGTGCGCGTGCGGCTGGCGGACCACTCGCTGACGACGCCGCACCACGCCCGCACGGAGCTGAGCTCCGGCCAGATTCCCAAGCACAGCCCCGCGTGGTGGCGGCTGCAGGACATCGCGGACTGCGCCACGCTCACCTCGCACCCGGACAGCCACGGCGTGGTGCACGCCACGGGCAAGCGCTTCGACAACTTCTACGCGACGCGCACGCTGGTCCCCGTCCTCTTCGAGGTGGACCGCTCCACCGAGTCCTCGGACCACCAGCCGGTGGTGGCCCACTACCGCTTCGCCGACGGACTGGCCAAGGCCCCGCCGCACCACTGACCTGCCGCGGCCACCGCTCAAGCGGCGATGGCCGCGCAGCGGTGGCGCGCGAACAGGTCCTTCACGTAGCGGCCCAGCAGGGCCGCGTCGATGTCCGGGCACTGGAGGTCCGTGCCCGCCAGCGCGGCGCGCGTGTGGTCGGTGCGCACGCGCGGCGTGCGGTGGTGCAGCTCCAGCACCGTGCGGGTGCCGTGGTAGACCTTCTCCCGCAGGAACGCGACCAGCGGGAAGAGGGCGTTGTCCGGCCCCACCCGTCCCAGCTCCCGCAGCCACACCGCCGGGGCCACGCGGCGCACCGGGTGCCCGTGCTCGCCCAGCATGTCGAAGAGGGCGTTGTGGGAAGGCTCCTGCTCGCGCTCCGGCGCCAGGTTGTACGTGCCGCCCGGGGCCTGGGTGAGGACCAGGTGCGCGGTGGCGCTGGCCACGTAGTCCACCGGCACCGGCAGCCAGTACTTGTCCGGCAGGTCCGGCGACATGCCCAGCTGCGCGTTGCCCACCAGCAGCCGGCACAGCATGTCGTCCGCGTTGCCAATGCCCGTGCGGCTGTGGCCCTGGATGAAGCCCGGCCGGTAGATGCTGACGGGCAGGCCGCTCTCGCGCGCGTCCACGGCGATGCGCTCCGCGACCCACTTGGCCCGCGTGTAGCCGTTCTCGTAGACCATCAGGTCCAGCGAGCGCTCCAGCGCGAAGTCCTCGTCCACCTCCTCCAGGCCCAGCAGCGTGCCCACCGCGCCGTGGACGCTGAGCGAGGACACGTGGTGCAGCGGCTTCGCGCGGCCGTGCGCGCAGAAGGCCAGCACCTGCTGCGTGCCGGCGACGTTGGGCCGCCCCGCGTCCGCGTACGGCAGGATGTAGCTGATGCTCGCGGCCGAGTGCACCACCGCGTCGCACTGGAGCGCGAGGGCGTCATGCACGGACGCCTCCATGCCCAGCCGCGTCCGGGTGATGTCGCCCGCCACCGCCTGGATGCGCCCGTCACGCCAGGGCAGGTGCACGCCGTACTTGCGCGCGGTGGCGCGAAGCCGCGCGCCGGCCTCCGCGTCGTCGCGGGCCCGCACGAGGCAGTGGATGCGCTCCACGCGCGGGGCCAGCGCCGCCAGCAGGTGGATGCCCAGGAAGCCCGTCGCCCCCGTGAGCAGCAGCGTGCGCGGCGGCTGCTTCACCAGCGCGGGCACCGCGAGCAGGGGCAGGGCCGCGGAGCGCGCGTCGGTGAGCAGCGTGGCGCGCACGCCCTGGGGGCCCGCTTCGGCGGGGGCCGCGCCGGCCTCGCAGAAGGGCAGCAGCAACTGGGGCGTGGGGTGCGAGTACACGCGCCGCGACGGCAGTGACACGCCGAAGTCCTCCTCCACCTGCGCCAGCACGTGCGCCACGCCCAGCGAGTCGCCGCCCGCCTGGAAGAAGTGCGTGGTGGGCGTGACGGTGCCCGGGGCCGCGCGCAGGCCCCGCTCGAAGGCGCGGCACAGCCGGTCGATGGGCGCGGCGGCCGTGTCGCGAGGCTCGGACGCCGCGGCGCGGGGCTCGGACGCGGTGGCGCCCACCCAGTCCGCGGGGGGCGGCAGGGCCTGCCGGTCCACCTTGCCCAGGTGGGGCATGAGCGGCAGGCGCGGCAGCGCCACGAAGCGGTGCGGCACCATGTAGTCCGGCAGCACGACGCCCAGGTGCGCGCGCAGCGCGTCCAGGTCCACCGTGTGGCCCTCCTGCACGCTGTGGTAGGCCACCAGCAGGCCCGTCGTCTGGCCCTGCGCGTCCGTGTGCTCGAAGACCGTCACCGCCGCCTGCGCGACGCCGGGGTACGCGTACAGCGCCTGTTCGATCGCCTCCAACTCGATGCGGAAGCCGCGCAGCTTCACCTGTTGATCCATCCGGCCCAGGAACACGAGCGCCCCGTCCGCCCGCCGCGCCGCCTCGTCGCCGGTGCGGTACCACCGGGCGCCGTCCGCGTCCGTGGGGAAGCGCTCCCGCGTGCGCTCGGGCTGGTTGCGGTAGCCCTCCGCCACGCCCTCGCCGCCAATCCACACCTCGCCCGTCGCGCCCTCCGCGACGTCCCTCCCGTCCGGCCCCACCACGCGCAGCCGTACGCCCGGCAGCGCCTGGCCGATGGGTACGGGGGACTCGCCGCCCTTCACCCGGTACGCCGTCGCGCAGACCGTCCCCTCCGTGGGCCCGTAGGCGTTGAAGACGCGGCGGCCGGACGCGTGCCACCGCTCCGCGAGCGGCGCCGGGCAGCGCTCGCCCGCCATCACCACGCACGCCACGTCCGGCAGCGTGTCCACGTGCGGCCCCAGCTGCCCCAGCACCGACGGCGGCAGGCACAGGTGCGTCACGCGCTGCTGGCGCAGGTACTCCGCCATGCGCCGGCCGGGCAGCAGGTCCTCGCGCGTGCCCTGCACCACGGCGCCGCCCGCGAACAGCGTGGGGAACACCTCCCACACCGACGCGTCGAAGTTGATGCTGGCGAACTGGAGGTGCCGCGTGTCCGGCCCCAGGCCCAGCAGCGGCGCCACGCCGCGCACCAGGTTCGAAAGCCCCCGGAAGGTGCACACCACGCCCTTGGGCTCACCGGTGCTGCCGGAGGTGTAGATGAGGTAGGCGGGCCGGTCCGGCGGCGCGTCGATGGCGTCCGGGACCTCCGCGTCCTCCGCTTCTTCCACTGCCGCCGCGTCCGCCTCCAGGAAGGGCAGCGGTGAGCCCAGCCATGTTTCCAAGAGCCCCACGGAGACGCGGTGCATGCGCTGGGTGACGACGCCGCGCAGGCCCGCGTCGCGCAGGATGCGCAGGAGCCGCTCGTCCGGGAGGAACGGATCCAACGGCACGTAGGCCGCCCCCGCCATCCAGATGCCCAGGATGGCCGGGATGACCTCCGGCCCGGGCACCACCATCAACCCCACGCGGTCCCCGGGCTGCACGTTCCACTCGGTGCGCAGCCGGCGAGCCACCCGGGACGCCCGGCGCAGCAGCTCCGGCTGTTTCAGCACCGTGGCTCCGAAGGCGATTTCCGCGGTCGGGGGAAGACGCAGCGTGGACGGGGGGGCCATGGTGCATTCCTTGGATGTAGTCACTCGCGCGGCGGGGGACTCGCGCGTGAAAAGTCTAAAGACTGGCAGCGCCCGCGCAATACGTGGGAACCACGCGGTGATACACGCTGAGTCTTGATTGCGACACACGGGCTCGGGTCATCCGCGCCCCCGTCTCTCCCCGAGGACGTCCGCACCCTGCGTGTGTCATTCCTGTCTGGATATATCTTTGGAACGACGCGGGCGCGTATCACCACGCCGGTGTGACGGTGTCTGTCTTTTTCCCGTGGGGGTGTGCCGCTGGTGGGTGCGACCTGATTCGTCGGGGTGGCGCCGCACCCCCTGGCGCGCTGGATGATTCAGGCGGGCTGGGCTGTAGTGGAGGACCGGATGCCTTCGCTACGACACGCCTTCCTGCTCAACGCCGTGCGCGAGCTTGGCCGCTCGGTGCCGGACATCGCCCGGACGCGGGCCTCGTGGGACGCGTGCCTGGAGCGGATCCGCGAGGCGTGCACCACGACGCTGGGCATGGAGTACGACACGCTCGCCCGCTTCGACGCGCGCTCCGTCGTCAGCCTCTTCACCCACCCGGAGCAGGCGCGCATCCTCGCCCGGCTGGTGGATGAGCGGGCCCGCCTGTGCGAGGCCCACGGCCGGTACGCGGACGCGCTGGCGGACAGCGTCTACGCGGGCCAGCTCCTCATGTGTTCGCGCGCCCGCTTCGGCCTGCCCCGGGACGCCCGCGCCGCGGACGTCCTGGAGCGCGAGGCGGGGACGCCCTCGCCCCTGCCTCCTTTAGAAGAGTGACGCGAGGCCTCAGCCCGCCTTCACCTTCAGGACGACCTTGCCCACGGCCTGGCGCGACTCCAGCTCGCGCAGCGCCTGTGCCCCCTCCTCGAAGGGGAAGACGCGCCCCACCACCGGGTTGACGACGCCGCGCGCCGCGAGCGCCTCCAGGTCCTTCGCGATGGCGCCCGTCACCTCTGGCGCCTGCATCAGGAAGGAGCCCCACGCCACGCCCACCACGGAGACGTTGCGCAGCAAGAGCCGGTTCACGGCCACGGACGGAATCTGGCCGCTGGCGAAGCCCACCACCAGAAGCCGTCCCTCCGGCGCCAGCACCTTGAGGCTCTTGTCGAAGACGTCGCCGCCCACGGGGTCCAACACCACGTCCGCGCCCCGGCCGTCCGTGGCCTCGCGCACGCCGGCCTGGAAGTCCTTCAAGAGGAGCACGCCGTCCGCGCCCGCGCGCCTCGCCACCTCCGCCTTGCGCTCGTCGCCCACCACCGCCAGCACGCGCGCCCCGGCGCCCTTCGCCACCTGCACGGCCGCGGTGCCCACGCCGCCCGCCGCGCCGTGCACGAGCACCGTCTCCCCCGCGCGCACCTGCCCGCGCCGGTGCAGCGCGAAGTGCGCCGTGTGGTAGTTCATCACCACGCCCGCCGCCTGCTCGAAGCTCCACGCCTCCGGAATGGGGAAGGCCAGCTCCGGCGCCACCACGCAGGCCTCCGCGAAGCCGCCCAGCGTGAAGGAGAAGCCCATCACCCGGTCGCCGGGCTTCACCCGCGCCCCCGCCGGCGCGGCGCGCACCACGCCCGCCACCTCCACCCCCGGCACGAAGGGCACCTCCGGCTTCAGCTGGTACTGGCCGTGGGTGAGCAGCAGATCCGGGAAGCTCACCCCGGCCGCCACCACATCAATGAGCACTCCGTCCCCGGCCTCCGGCTCCGGGACGTCCACCATCTCCAGGCCCTCCGGTCCCGTCAGCCGCTGAAGCTGCAATGCGCGCATGTGCGTCGCCTCCCTTCGGCGGGACGCTAGCCCGCCCGCCCCGCCCCAAGGGGGCCCCTCCGTGTCGCCGGTGACACGGGACCCACCCGGGTCGGGAATAAATGAGACGGCAATTTCTCCCCGTCGTTCACTCATTGCACGCATCCGCCGACAGGTGCTTCAACCATGAAGTAACCGCCTTACCGGTTTGAAGCATCCACCCCGTTTCCGCCGGGTTGCGTGAGTCCCTCCGTCATTTCAAGCAGTTGCGAGATAATCTCGAAGTCTGAGAAACGACGTAAAGGTAGAATTCTCGCCTGTACTTGAAATACGCGCCTCTCTTGTGGCACAGTGTTTTCTAATCTTTCCCCTTAGGAGGATTACATGTACGAGAAGCGAGTATTCGGCGCCCTGGGTGCCGCAGCCCTGTCCCTGATGGTTGGCGCTTGCACTGACGGCGCCCCGGCCTCGAACACGGAGGACGCGAACGTCCAGAAGGCTTCCGCCAACCTGGCGGCGGGCCAGAAGGTCATCGCGGCGGACTCCGACGCGGTCCCCACCTTCCTCACCGGTTCCTTTGGTTCCGTTCCCGCTCCCTCGGCCATCCAGGGCATCGCGGCCCAGCAGCAGCTGGCGCCGGTGCTCGCGGGCGTGGCTCCGCTGTTCCGCCTGGACCCGAACGACCTGTTCCTGAAGAAGGCCTACGTCGGCTTCGACGGTGACACCCACTTCCGTTACGGCGTGACCAAGAACGGCATCGTCGTGGACGGCGCCGAAGTCCGCCTGCACGCCCGCAACGGCTCCGTGTTCGCGGTGAACACCAACGCCCGTGGCGACCTGAAGGCGGAGGCCAAGGCCTCCATCGCGTCCGAGGCGGCCATCGCGGCGGCCATCGGTGATCGCGGCTCCCCGGAGCGCGCGTCCTCCAACGCGGAGCCCCAGCTGGTCTACCGCCGCTCGGGTGACGAGCTCATCCTGTCCTACGTGGTCCGCGTCCAGGGCGAGCTGAAGGACAGCACCCCGGTGGATGACTCCGTGTACGTGAACGCCAAGACGGGCGACGTCTTCGAGCGCGTTCCGCACATCCACTCGGCGAAGAACCGCCAGGTCAACGACATGCAGCACCGCACGAACGTCCCCACGGGCGGCGTGCGCGCCCGGTGGGAGGGTGACCCGGCCCACGCCGACGCGGTGGTGAACAACAACTACAACCACCTGGGCACGGTCTACGACTGCTACCAGAACCTGTTCGGCCGCGACTCCATCAACAACGCGGGCGCGACGCTGAAGAGCTTCGTCCACTACAGCAACAACTACGTCAACGCCTACTGGGACGGCACCCAGATGGTGTACGGCGATGGCGACGGCGTGAACGCCTCCAACCTGGCGAACTCGCTGGACGTGACGGCGCACGAGCTGACGCACGCCGTGACGGAGAACGAGTCCAACCTCACCTACTCCGGTGAGTCCGGCGGCCTCAACGAGTCCCTGTCCGACATCTTCGGCGCGGTCTGCGAGTGGTACGGCAAGGGCAAGGTCATCGACGACGGCACCTGGATCGTCGGCGACGACGTCTGGACCCCGAGCATCCCGGGTGACGGCCTGCGCTACATGAAGAACCCCACGCTGGACGGGGACTCGCTCGACTACTACCCGGACTACGGCTCGGGCGTGGACGTGCACTACAGCTCCGGTATCTCCAACCTGGCGTTCTACCTGATGTCCGAGGGTGGCACGCACCCGCGCGCCAAGACGACCCAGGTCGTCACGGGCATCGGCTTCGAGAAGGCCGCCCGCGTCTTCTACAAGATCAACGCCGACCTCCTGGTCGCGTCCTCGAACTTCGAGGCGGCCAAGACGGCCTCCGAGCAGGCCGCGACGCAGCTGGGCTTCACCGCGGCGGAGATCGCCTCGGTGGGCAACGCCTGGAAGGCCGTGGGCGTGGGCGTGCCCGTGCCTCCTCCGGTCACCACGCCGATCGAGAAGGGCGTGCCCGTGACGGGCATCTCCGGCACCTCCGGCAGCAAGGTGTACTACTCCGTGACGATCCCCGAGGGCGCCACGGACGTGACCTTCACGCTGTCCGGTGGCACGGGTGACGCGGACCTCTACGTCCGCAAGAACAACGCCCCGACGGACTCCCTGTACGACTGCCGTCCGTACAAGTCCGGCAACAGCGAGGTCTGCGCCTTCCCGACCTCCGGCCCCAAGGGCATCTGGTACGTGATGATCAAGGGCTTCACGTCCTACGCGAACACCAGCCTGTCCGTGACCTGGAAGGGTGGCTTCGTGGACATCGGCAACGAGACCCGCATCGAGAACCTCTCGGGCGTGCCGGGCTCCGCGCAGACCTTCATCATCGACGTGCCCGAGTTCAAGAAGGACTCCGGCATCAACACCCTGTCCGTCGCCCTGGGCGAGGGTGAGGGCAACGCGGACCTCTACGTCCGCGCCGCCGCCGCCCCGACGCAGTTCGAGTACAACTGCCGTGGCGTGAAGGAGAGCGCGACGGAGAGCTGCATCCTGCGCAACATCCCGGCGGGCAAGTACTACATCACCGTGTTCGGCGTGCCGAGCCTGGTGGACACCACGGTCAACGGCTACATCAAGACCGTGCTCGCGGCCTCCTACAAGGTCCCGTAGTGCCTGAAGGCGCGGGGCGCGGCGAAGGTGCCGCGCTCCGTTCCTGAGACCCCGGGCTCCCGCTTCCTCGCGGGACCCGGGGTTCTTTTTTTGTCCCGTCACGGCCAACGACGGCGCTTCAGTGCGCCATGCCCGCCGCGCGCGCGGGTGTCAGGCGCATGGACTGGACACGGCCGTAGGTGAGCGAGCGCCACAGCCACTCCACCGGGCCGAAGCGGAAGCGCGCCAGCCACCAGTGGCTGAAGGCGAGCTGCCCCGCGAAGAGGACCGCGCAGAAGAGCACCGTGCGCGACGGCGGCGTGCGGGCGATGAGCCCCAGGCCCCAGCCGTCGTACAGGCAGAGGCTCATCACGGACTGCATGAGGTAGCTGGTCAGCGCCATGCGGCCCGCGGGCTCGAACACGCCCAGCACCTTGCGCCAGCGCTCCCTCTGGAAGAGCAGCGCGAAGGCGGCCGCGTAGCCCGTGCCCATGAAGAGGTAGCCCACGTCGCGCGGGGTGCGCAGCCACGCCAGCCACCCCGGCGGGCTGGCCACGCCCCGGTAGACGAGGTTGAGCACCAGCACGAGCAGCCCGATGGTGGTGCCCACCCCCAGCCCCCAGGCCGCCAGCCGCCGCAGCAGCGGGCGGTGGCGCTCCACGTCCTGGATGAGCCCGCGGCGTCCGGCCCACAGGCCCAGCAGGAAGCGGCCCAGGACGATGGACAGCAGCAGCGGGCGGCTGGGGTTGTTCATCCCCGCCCAGCCGAAGCGCACGTTGGCCCACTGGGTGGTCAGCACGGAGTCGCTGGACAGGCCGGCGAGGAACTCCGCGCGGTGGGCCGCCTCCGCGTCCCGCGTGGCCTTCTGGGCGCGCTCCGCCTCCGCCGCGCCGTGGAGCACCGCCGGGAGCACCCGCTGTCCGACGGTGAAGGTGATGGGAAACGCGAACAGGAGCACCGCTGCCCAGCGGAGCACCGCCTTGTCGGAGCACTTGCGGAACGGCAGCAGCATGAAGCCCACCACCGCGTACGTGGCGAGGATGTCCCCCACCCACACCCCGAACATGTGGACCAGGCCGATGCCCAGCAGCACGGCCAGCCGGCGCCGGTACACCGGCACGATGGACACCCCTCGTCCTTCCGCGCGCGTCAGCTGCAGCGCGAACCCCAGCCCGAAGAGGAAGGTGAAGAGGGTGACGAACTTCTGGTCGATGAGCAGGCCGAAGAGCGAGTTGACCGCGACGTCCAGCGGGGCGGCCCCCAGCGCCAGGGACTGCTCGCGCGGAAGGAGTATCCGGCCGTTGAACGAGGTCAGGCTGTTGGAGATGAAGACGCCCACCAGCGCGAAGCCGCGCAGGGCGTCCAGGGCGTGGACGCGCTCGGAGTGCTCGGTGGGACCTGCGGAGGGTGTTTCTGACATGCCGCGGACTACACGCTGGCGCCCTTGGCAGCGTCAAACGCGCCCCCTGTCCGGACCGCGGGCTTTCAGTGCGCCGCGGGCGCCTGGCTGGCGGGGGGGAGGCGCATGGGCTGGGCGCGGCCATAGGTGAGTGAGCGCCACAGCCACTCCACCGGACCGAAGCGGAAGCGCGCCAGCCACCAGTGGCTGAAGGCGACCTGCGCCGCGAAGACGCCCAGGCACAGCAGCACCGTGCGCGACGGCGGCGTCTGGCCCACGAGCCCCAGCCCCCAGCCGTCGTACAGCCACACGCTCACCGCGGACTGCAGGAGGTAGAGCGTCAGCGCCATGCGCCCCACGGGCGTGAGCACGCCCAGCACCTTGCGCCAGCGCTCCTTCTGGAAGAGCAGCGCGAAGGCGGCTGCGTAGCCCGTGCCCATGAAGAGGTAGCCCACCTCCCGCAGGGTGCGCATGCCCACCATCCACGCCGGCGGGCTGAGCAGCCCCAGGGGCCCGCCGCCGGGAGCATTCCGGTACATCAGGTTGAGCACCAGCGACAGGGTGGCGACGGCGCTGCCCACGGCCAGCCCCCACGCCATCACCCGGACGAGCAGCTTGCGGTGGCGCTCCACCTCCTCCAGCACCCGGTGGCGCCCGGCCCACAGGCCCAGCAGGAAGCGGCCCAGGATGATGCACAGCCAGATGGGGCGGCCCGGGTTGGGCAGGTTCTGCCAGGCGAAGACGGCGTTGGCCTGCTGCGACGCCACCACCGAGTGGCTGGACAGGCCGGTGAAGAACGCCGTGCGGTGCGCGGCCTCCACCTCGCGCGTGGCCTTGGCGGCGGCCTCCGCGGCCTCCTTGCCGTGCAACAGCTCCGGGCCGTAGCGCTGCGCGATGGACAGCGTGAGCGGCAGCACCACGAAGAGCACCGCCACCCAGGTGAGCACCGTCTTGTCGGAGCGCTTGCGGAACAGGAGCAGCACGAAGCCCACCAGCGCGTAGGTGCTGAGGATGTCCCCCACCCACAGCGCGAACATGTGCACCAGGCCCAGGCCCAGCAGCACCAGCAACCGGCGCCGGTACACCGGCACGATGGACGCGCCCCTT contains the following coding sequences:
- a CDS encoding DUF418 domain-containing protein, yielding MSETPSAGPTEHSERVHALDALRGFALVGVFISNSLTSFNGRILLPREQSLALGAAPLDVAVNSLFGLLIDQKFVTLFTFLFGLGFALQLTRAEGRGVSIVPVYRRRLAVLLGIGLVHMFGVWVGDILATYAVVGFMLLPFRKCSDKAVLRWAAVLLFAFPITFTVGQRVLPAVLHGAAEAERAQKATRDAEAAHRAEFLAGLSSDSVLTTQWANVRFGWAGMNNPSRPLLLSIVLGRFLLGLWAGRRGLIQDVERHRPLLRRLAAWGLGVGTTIGLLVLVLNLVYRGVASPPGWLAWLRTPRDVGYLFMGTGYAAAFALLFQRERWRKVLGVFEPAGRMALTSYLMQSVMSLCLYDGWGLGLIARTPPSRTVLFCAVLFAGQLAFSHWWLARFRFGPVEWLWRSLTYGRVQSMRLTPARAAGMAH
- a CDS encoding NADPH:quinone oxidoreductase family protein — protein: MRALQLQRLTGPEGLEMVDVPEPEAGDGVLIDVVAAGVSFPDLLLTHGQYQLKPEVPFVPGVEVAGVVRAAPAGARVKPGDRVMGFSFTLGGFAEACVVAPELAFPIPEAWSFEQAAGVVMNYHTAHFALHRRGQVRAGETVLVHGAAGGVGTAAVQVAKGAGARVLAVVGDERKAEVARRAGADGVLLLKDFQAGVREATDGRGADVVLDPVGGDVFDKSLKVLAPEGRLLVVGFASGQIPSVAVNRLLLRNVSVVGVAWGSFLMQAPEVTGAIAKDLEALAARGVVNPVVGRVFPFEEGAQALRELESRQAVGKVVLKVKAG
- a CDS encoding M4 family metallopeptidase, whose translation is MYEKRVFGALGAAALSLMVGACTDGAPASNTEDANVQKASANLAAGQKVIAADSDAVPTFLTGSFGSVPAPSAIQGIAAQQQLAPVLAGVAPLFRLDPNDLFLKKAYVGFDGDTHFRYGVTKNGIVVDGAEVRLHARNGSVFAVNTNARGDLKAEAKASIASEAAIAAAIGDRGSPERASSNAEPQLVYRRSGDELILSYVVRVQGELKDSTPVDDSVYVNAKTGDVFERVPHIHSAKNRQVNDMQHRTNVPTGGVRARWEGDPAHADAVVNNNYNHLGTVYDCYQNLFGRDSINNAGATLKSFVHYSNNYVNAYWDGTQMVYGDGDGVNASNLANSLDVTAHELTHAVTENESNLTYSGESGGLNESLSDIFGAVCEWYGKGKVIDDGTWIVGDDVWTPSIPGDGLRYMKNPTLDGDSLDYYPDYGSGVDVHYSSGISNLAFYLMSEGGTHPRAKTTQVVTGIGFEKAARVFYKINADLLVASSNFEAAKTASEQAATQLGFTAAEIASVGNAWKAVGVGVPVPPPVTTPIEKGVPVTGISGTSGSKVYYSVTIPEGATDVTFTLSGGTGDADLYVRKNNAPTDSLYDCRPYKSGNSEVCAFPTSGPKGIWYVMIKGFTSYANTSLSVTWKGGFVDIGNETRIENLSGVPGSAQTFIIDVPEFKKDSGINTLSVALGEGEGNADLYVRAAAAPTQFEYNCRGVKESATESCILRNIPAGKYYITVFGVPSLVDTTVNGYIKTVLAASYKVP
- a CDS encoding DUF418 domain-containing protein produces the protein MPEPSSVGPVEASERVHLLDALRGFALLGVFVSNSLSWFSGRSLLPREQAKALTASTLETVVNSLYAFFVDQKFITLFSLLFGMGFALQMTRAEGRGASIVPVYRRRLLVLLGLGLVHMFALWVGDILSTYALVGFVLLLFRKRSDKTVLTWVAVLFVVLPLTLSIAQRYGPELLHGKEAAEAAAKATREVEAAHRTAFFTGLSSHSVVASQQANAVFAWQNLPNPGRPIWLCIILGRFLLGLWAGRHRVLEEVERHRKLLVRVMAWGLAVGSAVATLSLVLNLMYRNAPGGGPLGLLSPPAWMVGMRTLREVGYLFMGTGYAAAFALLFQKERWRKVLGVLTPVGRMALTLYLLQSAVSVWLYDGWGLGLVGQTPPSRTVLLCLGVFAAQVAFSHWWLARFRFGPVEWLWRSLTYGRAQPMRLPPASQAPAAH
- a CDS encoding endonuclease/exonuclease/phosphatase family protein — protein: MKMPEVLEHLPAVGHLLGRKPGGQEDILPRRDPTLTLPDFHAVPLPASERRLGDGRTFIVHHPSPRAPRGPGLTVMSYNILMGGERQEALLEYFTQLEAQDRMPDVIGLQEAGVPMAVLLASRFGFHLAYQGSDGDDGTRLVNGKAWLSRHPIVDAAHFTYVLTDAERNEAIARQGYAGELVEDRGVLWLKLEVEGHPLYLYNLHHALGDPAINALNLRQLNALLHRREGVPAVVLGDFNANTAIKRGGSWLVAHLLHPKQDNDTDTIEEFRLRYGDDMHNVTVGDRGVGNIADPRLRHELHVLEQDLPETVCHAATVRVRLADHSLTTPHHARTELSSGQIPKHSPAWWRLQDIADCATLTSHPDSHGVVHATGKRFDNFYATRTLVPVLFEVDRSTESSDHQPVVAHYRFADGLAKAPPHH
- a CDS encoding non-ribosomal peptide synthetase, with amino-acid sequence MAPPSTLRLPPTAEIAFGATVLKQPELLRRASRVARRLRTEWNVQPGDRVGLMVVPGPEVIPAILGIWMAGAAYVPLDPFLPDERLLRILRDAGLRGVVTQRMHRVSVGLLETWLGSPLPFLEADAAAVEEAEDAEVPDAIDAPPDRPAYLIYTSGSTGEPKGVVCTFRGLSNLVRGVAPLLGLGPDTRHLQFASINFDASVWEVFPTLFAGGAVVQGTREDLLPGRRMAEYLRQQRVTHLCLPPSVLGQLGPHVDTLPDVACVVMAGERCPAPLAERWHASGRRVFNAYGPTEGTVCATAYRVKGGESPVPIGQALPGVRLRVVGPDGRDVAEGATGEVWIGGEGVAEGYRNQPERTRERFPTDADGARWYRTGDEAARRADGALVFLGRMDQQVKLRGFRIELEAIEQALYAYPGVAQAAVTVFEHTDAQGQTTGLLVAYHSVQEGHTVDLDALRAHLGVVLPDYMVPHRFVALPRLPLMPHLGKVDRQALPPPADWVGATASEPRAAASEPRDTAAAPIDRLCRAFERGLRAAPGTVTPTTHFFQAGGDSLGVAHVLAQVEEDFGVSLPSRRVYSHPTPQLLLPFCEAGAAPAEAGPQGVRATLLTDARSAALPLLAVPALVKQPPRTLLLTGATGFLGIHLLAALAPRVERIHCLVRARDDAEAGARLRATARKYGVHLPWRDGRIQAVAGDITRTRLGMEASVHDALALQCDAVVHSAASISYILPYADAGRPNVAGTQQVLAFCAHGRAKPLHHVSSLSVHGAVGTLLGLEEVDEDFALERSLDLMVYENGYTRAKWVAERIAVDARESGLPVSIYRPGFIQGHSRTGIGNADDMLCRLLVGNAQLGMSPDLPDKYWLPVPVDYVASATAHLVLTQAPGGTYNLAPEREQEPSHNALFDMLGEHGHPVRRVAPAVWLRELGRVGPDNALFPLVAFLREKVYHGTRTVLELHHRTPRVRTDHTRAALAGTDLQCPDIDAALLGRYVKDLFARHRCAAIAA